The genomic segment AGTTACCGGATGGTTCGCTCCCCTTGCTTGCCCCGATGAGCGAAGTGGCCGGGCGGTTAGCTGTACAGGTAGGCGCCTACTACCTAATGGAGCCTTATGGTGGACGCGGCGTGTTGCTCGGAGGGGTACCCGGTGTGCCCCCAGGCAGGGTGGTGATCATCGGTGGGGGAACGGTGGGGACGAATGCTGCCCAAATGGCAGTGGGCCTCGGTGCTGATGTGGTGCTGTTCGACATCAATGTCGAGCGGCTACGGCATCTCGAGTCGGTCCTGCACGGACGGTTTCGTACGCAGATGTCGAACGAGCAAGCACTGGCCGAAACGATCCAGGAAGCGGATCTCGTGATCGGAGCGGTCTTGATCCCCGGAGCCCGGGCACCCAAGCTCGTGACGCGCGCGATGGTGGCCAGTATGCGGCCAGGCAGCGTGATCGTGGACGTCTCGATCGACCAAGGTGGTTGCGTCGAAACGGCTCGACCGACCACCCACGATGCACCGGTGTACGAGGTCGACGGCGTTGTGCACTACATGGTCACGAACATGCCCGGAGCAGTGCCGCGAACGAGCACGTTCGCACTGAGCAATGTGACGTTGCGATATATCGTGGAACTCGCTAACCTCGGTTTCCGTGCTGCCGTGCAGCGCGACCAGGCGCTGGCGAAAGGCGTTAATGTGTTTAGAGGACATATCACACATCCTTCGGTCGCCGAAGCACTAGGGCTGCCGTTCGTTCCGCTCGAGACATTGTTGTGACGCGAGCGGATGCCGGTCGAAGGTCGTTCGATGACACTTGGGAGAGTGGAGGCGAGGCCGATGCAAGAGGTGATCGAGCAGTTCTTAGCAGGGGTCGTCCGCGAGCGGGGTCTGTCACCCAATACCGTGGCTGCCTACCGAAACGACCTGGAACAGTTCGCAGCGTATCTCCGCGAGAGGTGTCACCTCGCCGAGTGGAATGCGCTCCGGAGCGAACATCTCGAAGCCTTCTTGCAGTACCTCCGCGATCGACAGTATGCGGACACCACGGCAGCCCGGAAACTCGCCGCGATCAAGGCGTTCTGTCAGTATCTCGTCCGTAACGGCATTCTCGAGGACAATCCTGCTGATGGCTTACCGGTACCGCGAGTCGGTCGTTTCGCACCGCGCGCGATCTCGCCCGAAGATGTCCGCTCGCTCATCGCGATCGCGTCGAGTGACCGGTCGCCTGAGGGATTGCGTGACCAGGCGATGCTGCTCACGCTCGCCACGACCGGTCTCCGCGTGAGCGAGTTGACCTCGCTCGATCTCGACGATGTCGATCTGGCGCGCGGGGAGCTGGTCGTTCGCCGTCCGAACGGTCGAGAGCGCCGGGTGCCGATTAACTCGGAAGCCGTTCAAGTCCTGCGTGAGTACCTGGAGCGCGCGCGTCCCCTCTTTGCGCCGTCGAAGACTGAGCGGGCCGTGTTTCTGAATCATCGAGGTACACGGTTGACTCGACAGGGATTCTGGCTCATTCTCAAGGGCTACGCGGAAGCGGCGGGCTTGCCCGATGTGACGCCTCATACACTCCGACACTCCTTCGCCGTTCATGCGCTCGCGAATGGCTGGGATCTCCGCGATGTTCAGCGGATCCTCGGGCACGTGAGTCCAGCGACGACGCAGGTGTACCGGCAGCTCGTCGAACAGGTCATCCAGCCGGATGGCCAGGTGCCGGCGCACGCGGAATACTTCGAGCGAGTATCTGATGAGCAGGGGGCGGCCACGAGCCGCGTGACCCAGCATTGAACCTGGACAGAAGTGCCTGTGGCCAGCCCCTCGTCGATGACGAGGGGCTGCGTGTGTCCGGAGGGGGATGAGCACGATGGAGTCGAGTCGAGCATCGACCGTGCGCCTGGAGATGATCGTTTCTCTCGCGAAGCGACGAGGGTTCGTCTATCCGGGTAGCGAGATCTATGGGGGCTTGGCCAACACGTGGGATTATGGACCACTCGGGGCGGAACTCAAGCGTAACATCAAGAACGCCTGGTGGGAGTATTTCATCCAGCGTCGGGAGGACATGGTCGGGCTCGATGGCGGCATCCTCCTGCATCCAAAGGTCTGGGAGGCCTCGGGGCACGTCGAAGAGTTCAACGATCCGTTGGTCGACTGCCGGCGTTGCAAGAGTCGGTTCCGGGCGGACACGCTGATCGAGGAGCGGCTCCATCGGCCGACGGAGGGCCTCTCACTCGATGACATGACGCAGATCATCCAGGAGTCGAGTCTGGCCTGTCCGGTGTGCGGGGCGCGCGATTGGACGCCGGTGCGAAAGTTCAACTTGATGTTCCGGACCTTCATCGGGCCAGTCGAAGAACAGTCGACCCCGGTTTATTTGCGTCCCGAGACGGCGCAAGCGATCTTCGTCAATTTCAAGCAGGTCGTGCAAACCAGCCGCGTCAAGATTCCGTTCGGCATAGGCCAAATTGGCAAGGCATTCCGGAACGAGATTACGCCCGGTAATTTCATCTTCCGCCTGCTCGAGTTCGAGCAGATGGAGATCGAATATTTCATTCGACCCGAGACGTGGGAAGCCTACTTCGATGACTGGTTGGAGGAAATGGCACGATTCCTCCGCTGGATCGGCTTCAAGCCTGATCGCCTCCGCACGCGCGAGCATGGCCCGCAGGAACTGTCGCATTATTCGAAAAAGACCATCGATTTCGAATACCTGTTCCCCTTCGGATGGAAGGAATTGTGTGGCCTCGCCTATCGCACCGACTACGATCTTCGGCGTCACCAGGAGTACAGCGGCGAGGATCTCACGTACTTCGATCAAGAACGGAACGAGCGGTACATCCCGCACGTCATCGAACCGACGATGGGCGTGGAACGCCTCATGCTGGCACTCCTGTGCGATGCCTACGACGAGGAACCAGCAGTCGACGTGAACGGGAACCCCTATACCCGCGTGGTGCTGCGCTTCAACCCGCGCATTGCCCCGTACAAGGCGGCAGTGTTGCCGCTCATGCGGAAGCCAGAACTCGTCGAAGTGGCGAAGGATGTCGCCCGTGAGCTGCGTCAGCACTTCCGAATCGAGTACGACGAAACCCAGAGCATCGGGCGGCGGTACCGGCGTCAGGATGAGATCGGGACGCCATACTGCATCACGATCGACTACCAGACGCTGGACGATCGAACGGTGACGGTCCGCGACCGGGACACGATGCAACAGGTGCGTGTGCCGATCAGCGATCTGGTCGAGGAAATCGAAAACCGCCTGCGCTCAGCTTGAGCGCTCGTGGAGCTCGAGCTCGTCTTGGCCGAGGAGTTCTCGGACAACGCGATGCAGTTCCTCGGCAGAGTAGTAATGAATGACGAGCCGCCCACTCCGTTCCGTCCCGCGGAGCTCGACTTTCGTCCGGAGTCGCCGCTGCAGTGCTTCCTGCAGCCAGGCGTAGTCCGGTGGAGGGGTGGCGCGAGACGACCGACGTGCCGGCAGCGCGCCCGCCGTCCATTGCCGGACGAGTTCCTCCGTCTGGCGGACGGTCAGGTTGCGCTCGCGAACGATCCGGAGTGCCTCGATCTGGGCGGCGGTGTCCGGAAGCGCGAGCAGGGTACGGGCATGTCCCTCGCTGATCTCGCCGGTAGCGAGAGCGTCCTGAATCGCTGCCGGGGCTTCAAGCAAGCGGAGCGTATTGGCGACTGCGGAACGACTCTTACCGACGCGTTCAGCAACTTCTGCTTGTGTGAGCCCGAATTCCTCGATGAGTGCTCGATAGGCCATCGCTGTTTCCAAGGGGGAGAGATCGGCACGCTGCAGGTTCTCCACGAGTGCGATCTCGACGGCTTCACGGGGAGAAAGGTCACGAACGATCGCCGGGATACTGGTCAGTCCGGCTAGCTTTGCGGCACGCCATCGTCGTTCGCCAGCGACCAGCTGGTAGGGTGGGGTGCCACTCGAGCGAGCGACGATGACGGGCTGCACGACCCCGTGTCGTCGGATCGACTCGGCGAGCTCCAGCAGGCTGTCCTCGGCGAACTGTTGCCGTGGTTGCCGGGGATTCGGCGCGATATCGTCGATGGCAATCTCGCGGATTGCCTCGTCACTGATTGCTGTCGTCTGGGGTATCAGCGCGTCCAGACCGCGTCCCAATCCGGTGCGTCGAGCCATCGGAACCACACCTCGCGTCTCGCCCGAGTCTAGCACGAACCAGGGGTATACCTACGCCTGGACGGCAGAAGGAGGCGTTCGATGTGGATTCTCGAGTTGGTGGGAATCGTCCTGATCGCCGCTCTCCTGCGGTATGCGGCGGAATCAGCGCAGCGGTCGGTCTGGGCTCGCCGTGGGCTCGATGTCGTCGTATTGGGCGGTGGAAGCCTGCTTCTCGGGGTTGGCCTTCTCGGTTGGTACCGCAGTATGCACGCACTCCTCGTGTCGGGGGTACTGGGCGGTGTCCTCGTCCTGCTCGCGCGGTGGTATCCGTATCGCACCCGCATCGCGCGGTGGATACCGATCGATCCCGACTCAGTGCCTGATGCGTTCGGTCTGGCTCTTCTGCAGGGGTTGATCGGCGTTCTCGCTGGGGCACTCCTTCTCTCCAGCGCCTTGCCGGAGTTCGAAATTCGGCGCGAGCAGCTGATCGCACAGGGGATCGGCGAGGTAGCGTTAGCGTTCGTTTTGGTCGGCTTCCCGTTCTCGCGTGACTTTCGCGATGCAGTGCATCGCCTCGGGCTCACGCTGCCAGCACGACGCGAGGTGGTGAGCGCTGGGCTCTTCACTGTAGCGCTTTTCCTCGTATCCCTGACGAGTGGAGCGCTGGCGCATATCGTGCAGCCAGAAGTGGTCGCTCGTATCGAAGAACGGATGATCCCGCTGACCAGCGAGTTCGGGGCACCAGGCTGGGCGCTGCTTCTGGGAATTCTCGCCGGAATCGGTGAGGAACTCTTGTTTCGCGGTGCGATCCAACCACGCTACGGGCTCGGATTGACGGCGGTGCTGTTCACGCTCGTTCACGTTCAATACGAACTCTCGGTCGTGACACTCGGGGTCGCAGGGCTCGCGATCCTCCTGGGATTGGAAAGACGCTGGTTCGGTACGACGGCCTGTATTCTGACGCATGCGCTCTACGATATGGTGGCGGTTCTGCTGCAAGCTGCGTCCCGTTGAGCGGAGGGCTACTGGTTCACCGGGAACTGCTGCCACGTGCCGTCCGCGAAGAGTGCATAGACAAAACCGCGGTCACTCAGGATGAGCGTACCGTGCTCGAATTCCTGGATGCGTGCGCCGGTGGACATGACGTGAACGTCACCTTCGGTCGCGTAACCGAGCGACGGAGCCAGCGCCTTTTCCTCCCAGACCTGACCGAACGCCCCGCCCGGTGCCCACAGGTTGGGCTCCACGGAGCGAAATTCGAGAGGCGGATCGACCGGTTGTGGCTCGGGAACACTGGACCAGGTGCCAGTGGCATCGAGGATGTAGATGTGCAAGGTGTCGAACCGCTCCAGCATCATTCCGCGCTGGAAGGCCAGTTCTGCAGCGTTAACAGTGAAAGCGGGTGAAACTGGCTGACCGAGTCGCTTTTGGATCGCCTCGTCAGCCCAATAGACGCGTGCGAACGCACCCGTGACCGGAATCGGTTCAGGCGTGCCCGGTGTCGGAGACGGCACGACCGTCGGACTCGGTGTCGCCTCCGGCGCGGTCGAGGACGGCAGCGGCGTCGGCGTCGGAACCGGAATCGGCGTCGGTGATGGCGTTGGTGGGGGCGGTGGAGCGGGAATCTGCGGCTGATCGGAAGATCGGTTCTGAGAAGGCTCGGGAACGATCGGCGCTACCGTGGGCACTGCCTGCGCGGGTGCCCCAGCCGGAACGGCAGTGGGAGATGATGCAGGCTCAGCGACATTCTCCCTCGGCGTCGCCATCGGTTTCGGCGACGGAGTCGGAGCGGGGGTAGGTGTTTCCTGGACATGAGCGACAGCGCTTGTCGTCTGGAAGGTCAAGACGAACGGAGTGCCGAGCGGGTGGCCCCAGCGATCTTGTGCATCGGGTAGGATCGCGATGCGATACACCGTATCAGGCAGCAACAGAACGCGGCGTTCGGCGTCGGCCCCGATAATCAGGGTTGTCCCATTCCAGCTGATCGGTAGGCGCTGTCGTTCACCGGGTGGCGAAATGCGCAAATTGTTCAGTACTGATTCTTCGTTCATCGGTTTCGAGAAGGTGATTTCGACTGGTTGGTAGATGGGCCACCGCTGCGTCGAGGAGGTCGCTGGGTTCGAAGCGACGACGCGCGGTGGTTGGGTGCGTTGGAATCCGATACTGGCCGTGACCAGGGCGATGAGCAGAACGATCATGCCGAGCGCACTCGTGGCCAGCGCGAGCCGTGTTCGCGTCCGGGGGGTACTCTTCCGTTCTTCGACTAACCGCTTCCACACGTCACGCTGCAAGGAGCGCGGTGGTGGTGGCGATGGGGGCAGACGCCGGAGCTGCTCGCGCAGTCGTTGGTATTCATGGAGGCGGGCTCGGCAGTCTTCACACACTGCGAGGTGCGCGAGCAAACGCTGCCGCTCCTCGTCCGACAGATCGCCGTCGAGGTAGGCTGACAAGAGCGGCCGGTAGGAACGACAGCGCAGCGAGCTCATCCGGATGTCGATGCCTCCATGTCGTGGTACAGGCGACGGAACTCTTCCCGCGCACGGAACAGCAGAGACTTCGCTGCCGAGCGGGAAATGTTGAGCATGTCAGCGATCTCGTCGATCGAATACCCCTCGTATTCCCGGAGGATGAGAACTGCTCGGTAGCGCGGTTGCAGCCGCTGCAGGATGCGCTCGACGAGGTCCTGGGTTTCGGTCTGGAGGAGTGCTCGTTCCGGATCGGCAGCTCCCGCTGCGCGCAGGGAGTTGCCGTGCCAGGGATTGAGCTGGTCGAGGCGGAGCCAACGCAGGCGATTCCGGCGTCGAAGCGTATCCAAACAGACGTTGGCTGCGATGCGGCGCAACCACGCCCCGATATGCAAATCGTCAGTCGTTTGCGGCAGCGCCTTGTAGGCCCGGATGAAACATTCTTGGGTGAGATCACTCGCATCGTCGGCATTGCCGACCATCCGGTAGACAAACTGGTAGATCGTGCGTTCGTATTTTTGATATAGGAGCGCGAACGCTTCCTCGTCGCCCGCCTTGGCGCGGACGACACAGCGTAGCTCATCTACCGCAGACAGGGCGACTGAGCCCGACATCCGCTCTCCTCCAATGTCTATAACGAGCGACGGGTCCTCTGGGTGCGGTGACTTCACGGCAGCACTCCTGACAGGCCGATCGTACACTGTTCCTTGCCGGATGTCAATTCGGTGTTCCTGCGGCGATCGTTGTGCGACACGGAGGGCGCGGAGCTTTCGAGGCCTGGTAAATGCCCTCGGCTTCACGGTGCCGTCCTGAGGCAGCGTACGGGAGACCGTGAAAGCTCGGGCGTGCATCGACCACATAGACGCGTGTTCACGTGTGGATGGGATAAAGGCAAGCGTGCCGAGCTCGTCACTCGTTCCGGCGGTGTGGGGAGCGCCTCGCACGCATGATCGGGGAAGTCGTTCGTGTGCGTAGCCAGGTGAGAACGGGCTCGGAGGGACGTCGCTGGCGCGTCATAGCGAGGGCTCCTGGCTTCATGATCTCGTTTATACTCAGTGCACCACGTGCCTCATGGTCTCTGGGTTCTGTATAGAGGGTTTCAGGAGAAGATCGATGGCTCGCACCTTTCAAGAGCGTTTGCAGCGCGGAATCGTACTGGCTGACGGCGCGATGGGTACGCAGCTGTACGAGCGTGGAGTTCGCTTAGACGAGTGCTTCGAGGCGATCAACTTGCACGCGCCGCATCTGGTTCTGGAAATCCATCGTGCGTATATCCTCGCGGGTGCTGAACTGATCGAGACCAATACGTTCGGGGCGAATCGTTTCAAGCTGGCGAATTTTGGACTCGCCGATCGTGTGCGGGAAATCAACCGAACAGGGGTACGGCTGGCGCGAGAAGCGCGCGAGATTTGTGGCGTTCCGGTGTTCGTCGCTGGTGCTGTGGGACCGACCGGACGGCTCCTTGAGCCATACGGGACAGTGGCACCGGAGGCGGTTCGCGACGCCTTCCGTGAGCAGATCGAGGCGCTTCTAGAAGGTGGTGTGGATGTCCTCGTTTTCGAGACGATGAACCAGCTCGCTGAGATTCGCGAAGCGATCGCTGCGGCGCGAGAGGTCTGCGACCTCCCGATCGTCGCTCAGATGACCTTCGCAGCCGACGGTCGCACACTCGCCGGGCACAGCCCTGAGGAGGTCATCGAAGCACTGGCTGAGCTCGGCGTTTCCGCAGTCGGCGTGAACTGCAGTGTCGGGCCGAGGCCGACAGTCGCGATCCTCCAGCGGATGGCCGCGGTCAATCGTTGGGGTCTCCCACTGTCGGCGATGCCCAATGCCGGTTGGCCGACCAACGTTGGAGGACGGGTGATCTTCGGCGCATCACCTGACTATTTCGCGGATTTCGCGCGGGAGGTCCGCTCTTATGGCGTTCGGTTAGTCGGCGGTTGTTGCGGCACGACGCCGGCGCATATCGCCGCGATGCGGCGTGCTCTGGATCATGACACTGGTCAGGCGTCCCTGGGCGTCAGCGAGCGCCAGCGCACTGACCGTTCGGTGACTGAAGTTCCATCGACTGAGAGTCCAACCCGGTTAGCGCAAAAACTCGGGAAAGCGTTCGTCATCAGTGTGGAGATCGACCCACCGAAAGGGCTCAGCCCGGTGAAGGCGATCGACGGTGCGCGGCTGTTACGCGAGGTCGGTGTCGAGTTCATCAATGTCGCCGACAGTCCGATGGCGCGTGTGCGGATGAGTGCTCTCGCGCTCTGCGTGATTTTGCAGCAAGAGGCTGGAGTCGAGACGATTTTGCACTTGACCACACGCGATCGCAATCTCATGGGGCTGCAGTCGGACCTGCTCGGCGCGCACGCGCTCGGGGTTCGCAATATCCTCGCCCTAACCGGCGATCCGCCGACACTCGGCGACTATCCTCAGGCGACGCCTGTCTACGACGTCGACTCGATCGGCTTGGTGCGCATTCTCCAGCGTTTCCGACAGGGAATCGATGTCGGGGGTGCCTCGATCGGTCGGCCTGCTGCGTTCACGATCGGTGTCGCTTGTGACCCGACCCGGTCGGATCTCGATCACGAGATCGAGCGTCTCCACGCGAAACTCGAAGCGGGTGCCGATTTCATCATGACCCAGCCGGTCTTCTCCTTCGACACCTGGCGATCCTTCGTAACGCGGTACGAGGAGCGGTATGGTCCGATCAGGGTGCCTGTCCTGCTGGGAGTGTTGCCGTTGCAGAGCTATCGTCATGCTGTGTTCCTGCACAACGAGGTGCCGGGCATCACGTTGACGGAAACCGCGCTGGAGCGCATGCGACGGGCTGGACCGAACGGTCGATCTGAGGGTGTCGCGATGGCACGCGAGTTGATCGCCGAAGCATACGACTTTGTGGACGGTATCTATCTCATGCCTTCGTTCGGTCGATACGAAGTGGTTGCCGAGGTGTTGGAAGCATTGCCGAAACAGCGGTTTCGCGCCCGGGCTTCCTGAGCGCGCCTCGTTTGTTATACTGGCGAATGGCCGCGTATCGGCGGCTCTTTCGTAGTGCGCAGCAGCGGGTGACACACAGGTGTGAAGGACAGGAGCGATGCAGGACCTGATTCGCAGCGTCCAGGAGCAATACATGCGAACCGATCTCCCGCCATTCAGCCCGGGGGATACGGTGCGTGTTCACTATCGCGTCGTCGAAGGCAACAATACGCGGGTTCAGCCTTTCGAGGGTGTCGTGATTCGCAAGCGGGGCGGCGGCACCGACGCCACCTTCACGGTCCGCCGTATCGCCTCGCACGGTATCGGCGTCGAGCGCACGTTTCCGTTGCACAGTCCGCTCATCGAGAAGATCGAGGTGCTTCGGCACGGGAAGGTGCGACGGGCGCGCCTGTATTACTTGCGCGAGCGTTCGGGCAAGGCAGCACGTCTCAAGGAGCGGCGGCGGCCTGAGGGAAGCTACCTGCGCTGAGGTGGCAGTATGCCGAGAGGGCTCGCCTCGTCCGGCTCGAAAGCAGGGAGTCGAGGCGAGCGGCCGACGTTCCTGCACGAGGAGCGCTTTTGGCAGGCTGGGTACTCGCGCATTGCTGGCCTCGACGAGGTGGGCCGGGGTGCCTTAGCTGGTCCGGTCGTTGCGGCAGCGTGCGTCTTCGCGCCCGGTACCTGTCTCCCTGATATCTTCGCGGATTCGAAACAGCTCACGCCGGTCCAACGTCGTCGCCTGGCGGAGTGGATCCGCGCCCACGCCCAGGCATGGGCGCTCGGCGCTGCATCGCATCGGGAAGTCGATCGCTACGGTATCGTCTTCGCTACTGCTCTCGCGATGCGGCGTGCTCTGGCGCGGATCGGTCCCGTCGACCACGTGTTCTACGACGGAACGCCATTGCCTGGTTTCGATCGGTCCTCGGCTACCCCGATCGTGCGCGGCGATCGCTGTTGCGCGAGCATCGCTGCCGCGTCAGTTCTAGCCAAAGTGGTACGCGACGATTTGATGGCACGTGTCGGTGCACGGTTCCCAGGATACGGTTGGGCCGAGAACGCCGGTTACGGTACTTTTCAACATCGTGCTATGCTGGAACGACTCGGACCGACACGGTTGCATCGCCGTTCGTTTCGTCTCGGTATCGAAGAGGACAGCTGCGAGTGAGCGACCGGCGAACGCTCGGTACCCTGGGGGAAGAGATCGTCGCTCGCTGGGCAGAACGCATCGGCTGGCGGGTGATCGCTCGTAATTGGCGTTGCCGGTCCGGTGAACTCGACCTCGTGGTTCTCGACGGGGAGACGCTCGTCGCGGTCGAGGTGAAAGTTCGCAGCCCATCTGGACAGGAACCCGCCGAATGGGGTGTCCACCCGCGGAAGGCGAAACGGCTCCTGCAGACATTGAACGCCTTCGTCGCAGCGTATCCCGAGTATGCAGAACGGTATCGTCGCATCGATGTCGTGGCACTGACGGTCGACCGACGGGGGCGGATCGTACGCTGGACGCACTTACCTGGTAGTGTGACCGATGACGGAGTGTGGGAATGATCGACGAGGCCACTTGTGAGCGCTTGTGGGCGGCAGCACGGGCACGGCGAGCTGAACTGGTCGCTTTCGCTCAGGATCTGATCCGCACGCGAAGTCTTCCCGGCGAGGAACAGCAGATCGCAGAACTGGTGGCTGGCCGTTTGCGCTCGCTCGGCTACGACGAGGTCGATATCGACCGAGCCGGGAACGTGATCGGTGTCCTGCGAGGAACGAGCGGCGGCCCCACTGTACAGTTCAATGCGCACCTCGACCACGTACACGAGGGCGACCCGAATCAGTGGCCTTACCCGCCCTACGACGGTGTGGTCGTCGACGATGTTCTGTACGGGCGAGGTGCGTGTGACGTCAAGGGTGCGCTGGCGAGTCAGGTCTATGGTCTCGTGCTCCTGCGCGACCTCGGTCTGCGACCAGTCGGGGACTGCTACTTTACCGGCGTTGTGCAAGAAGAGATCGGTGGGCTCGGGGCCGCAGCGCTCTGCCAGTGGCTCCGAACGGATGCAGTCGTATTGGCTGAAGCGACTGCTCTCGATCTCCGGCGGGGTCACCGCGGGCGCGTCGGGATCGAGGTGCGCTTCGTCGGCCGATCGGCACATGCCAGTGCACCGGAGCGTGGGGCCAATCCCCTGTTTTCGTTTGCGCGATTTCTCGGTCGTCTCCACGAACTGCCACATCTGGCCCATCCCGAACTCGGGCCGAGCACGGTCGCTCCGACACTGGTTCGGAGTGACCAGGTAAGCAGCAACGTGATACCGGGGGTCGTCCAGCTGGTGCTGGACTGGCGCACCGTGCCGGGGGAGGAGCCCGAGACGATCCGGGCGACGGTCGAGCAGCTTGCCCTGCAGTGCGTCGAACCAGGAGTTCGGGCGGAAGTGCAGCTCCAGGAGCGGGTGGCGCGGAGCTACCGGGGATTCGTTCTCGAGCTGCCACCGACGCGCGGGTACGTGCTCCCGGCTGACCATCGTGTGGTCCGAGTCGGGCGATCTGTGCTGGAATCCGTCATGAAGCGACGAGTCGAGGACGGCTTCTGGCAATTCGCGACCGACGGTGGTCACTTCATGGTGCACGGGATGGCGACGATCGGTTTCGCGCCGGGTAACGAAGCGCTGGCCCATACCGTCGACGACAGTGTCGCGATCGCTGATCTCGAGGCAGCGATGGTCGGATACGCAGCGCTCGCGCTAGCCTTGACCCGCGAGGAGGCCGAGCAATGAGTACGAGCCCAGAGCAACACCGGCAGGCGGCGCCACGCAGCGTTCGTTGTGCGGTCATTACGGTCAGTGACACGCGAACGGTGGAGACGGACACGAGTGGAGCACTGATCCGCGAGCGCCTCGAGCGGGCGGGGCACGTTGTCGTGGGCTATGCCATCGTGCCGGACGAGCGAGAGGCGATCGGTCAGGTGGTCGATGAGTTCGTCGCGAGGTCGGACTGCGACGCGGTGCTCCTGAATGGCGGAACGGGCATCGCCCGTCGCGACGTCACGTACGAAGCGATCGTGGAACGACTCGAGAAGCGATTGGACGGGTTCGGCGAGCTCTTTCGCTGGCTGAGTTACCGGGAGATCGGAGCTGCCGCGATGCTATCGCGGGCGATCGCTGGAGTGTATCGTAGCAAGATCGTCATCGCGATGCCCGGCTCGACGGGTGCCGTGCGGCTTGCGATGGACGAGCTGATCGTGCCCGAACTCGCGCATCTCGTCTTGGAAGCGCGAAAGTGAGGGATCGGTGGAATGAGCGAGACGGCGCAGGTGCGGCGTCCACCACAAGTACTCAGGGGAATGCGCGATTTCTCCCCGCGGCAGATGCTCTTGCGCCAGCGTGTCATCGACTTGCTTCGGCAAGTCTTCGAACGGTACGGTTTCGATCCGATCGATACACCGCTCCTGGAGTACTACGAAGTTCTCGCCGGAAAGTACGGCGAGGAGGGGGAGAAGCTCCTCTACCGGTTCGTCGATCACGGTGGTCGGGAAGTCGGTTTGCGGTACGACTTGACCGTTCCGCTGGCGCGCTATGTGGCGGTGCACCGGAACGAGTTGACGCTGCCGTTCAAGCGGTATCACATCGGACCAGTGTTCCGGGCGGAGCGACCGCAGCGAGGCCGGTACCGGCAGTTCTGGCAGTGCGATGTCGATATCGTCGGAACGCGGTCGATGCTAGCTGATGCCGAAGTCCTCGCCGTGTGGATCGACGCGCTTTCGACTCTGCGGATCCCCAACGCGGTCGTCCACGTCAATCACCGTCAGTTGCTCGAAGCACTGGCTCGAACAGCCGGAGTCGATCCGGCGTTGGCACTGCCGGTGTACCGAGCGATCGATAAATTGGCGAAGATTGGGCGCGAAGGGGTACGTGAGGAGCTCATCCGTGCAGGGGTGGATGCAGGAGCTGCTGATCGAGTGTTGGAACTGATCCAGTTGCAAGGCGAGCCGTTCGAGGTCATCAGGGCTGTGCGTGCTCGATTGCAGGAGGATGCGCAAGCGCAACGAGCATTGGACGAGCTGGCTGAACTCTTCACGTATCTCTCTCACTACGGCGCACCGAGCGGTCGCTACGTTCTCGACCTCTCCCTGGCCCGCGGGCTCGATTACTACACTGGGCCGGTGGCGGAAGTCATCGTGAGCGAACCGGCGATCGGATCGCTCGGGGGCGCTGGTCGGTACGACCACCTCATCGGGCTCTTTCTCGATGAAGACATCCCGGCGACGGGT from the Thermomicrobium sp. 4228-Ro genome contains:
- a CDS encoding tyrosine-type recombinase/integrase, translated to MQEVIEQFLAGVVRERGLSPNTVAAYRNDLEQFAAYLRERCHLAEWNALRSEHLEAFLQYLRDRQYADTTAARKLAAIKAFCQYLVRNGILEDNPADGLPVPRVGRFAPRAISPEDVRSLIAIASSDRSPEGLRDQAMLLTLATTGLRVSELTSLDLDDVDLARGELVVRRPNGRERRVPINSEAVQVLREYLERARPLFAPSKTERAVFLNHRGTRLTRQGFWLILKGYAEAAGLPDVTPHTLRHSFAVHALANGWDLRDVQRILGHVSPATTQVYRQLVEQVIQPDGQVPAHAEYFERVSDEQGAATSRVTQH
- a CDS encoding glycine--tRNA ligase produces the protein MESSRASTVRLEMIVSLAKRRGFVYPGSEIYGGLANTWDYGPLGAELKRNIKNAWWEYFIQRREDMVGLDGGILLHPKVWEASGHVEEFNDPLVDCRRCKSRFRADTLIEERLHRPTEGLSLDDMTQIIQESSLACPVCGARDWTPVRKFNLMFRTFIGPVEEQSTPVYLRPETAQAIFVNFKQVVQTSRVKIPFGIGQIGKAFRNEITPGNFIFRLLEFEQMEIEYFIRPETWEAYFDDWLEEMARFLRWIGFKPDRLRTREHGPQELSHYSKKTIDFEYLFPFGWKELCGLAYRTDYDLRRHQEYSGEDLTYFDQERNERYIPHVIEPTMGVERLMLALLCDAYDEEPAVDVNGNPYTRVVLRFNPRIAPYKAAVLPLMRKPELVEVAKDVARELRQHFRIEYDETQSIGRRYRRQDEIGTPYCITIDYQTLDDRTVTVRDRDTMQQVRVPISDLVEEIENRLRSA
- a CDS encoding ParB/RepB/Spo0J family partition protein, with the protein product MARRTGLGRGLDALIPQTTAISDEAIREIAIDDIAPNPRQPRQQFAEDSLLELAESIRRHGVVQPVIVARSSGTPPYQLVAGERRWRAAKLAGLTSIPAIVRDLSPREAVEIALVENLQRADLSPLETAMAYRALIEEFGLTQAEVAERVGKSRSAVANTLRLLEAPAAIQDALATGEISEGHARTLLALPDTAAQIEALRIVRERNLTVRQTEELVRQWTAGALPARRSSRATPPPDYAWLQEALQRRLRTKVELRGTERSGRLVIHYYSAEELHRVVRELLGQDELELHERSS
- a CDS encoding CPBP family intramembrane glutamic endopeptidase, which produces MWILELVGIVLIAALLRYAAESAQRSVWARRGLDVVVLGGGSLLLGVGLLGWYRSMHALLVSGVLGGVLVLLARWYPYRTRIARWIPIDPDSVPDAFGLALLQGLIGVLAGALLLSSALPEFEIRREQLIAQGIGEVALAFVLVGFPFSRDFRDAVHRLGLTLPARREVVSAGLFTVALFLVSLTSGALAHIVQPEVVARIEERMIPLTSEFGAPGWALLLGILAGIGEELLFRGAIQPRYGLGLTAVLFTLVHVQYELSVVTLGVAGLAILLGLERRWFGTTACILTHALYDMVAVLLQAASR
- a CDS encoding zf-HC2 domain-containing protein; protein product: MSSLRCRSYRPLLSAYLDGDLSDEERQRLLAHLAVCEDCRARLHEYQRLREQLRRLPPSPPPPRSLQRDVWKRLVEERKSTPRTRTRLALATSALGMIVLLIALVTASIGFQRTQPPRVVASNPATSSTQRWPIYQPVEITFSKPMNEESVLNNLRISPPGERQRLPISWNGTTLIIGADAERRVLLLPDTVYRIAILPDAQDRWGHPLGTPFVLTFQTTSAVAHVQETPTPAPTPSPKPMATPRENVAEPASSPTAVPAGAPAQAVPTVAPIVPEPSQNRSSDQPQIPAPPPPPTPSPTPIPVPTPTPLPSSTAPEATPSPTVVPSPTPGTPEPIPVTGAFARVYWADEAIQKRLGQPVSPAFTVNAAELAFQRGMMLERFDTLHIYILDATGTWSSVPEPQPVDPPLEFRSVEPNLWAPGGAFGQVWEEKALAPSLGYATEGDVHVMSTGARIQEFEHGTLILSDRGFVYALFADGTWQQFPVNQ